One Portunus trituberculatus isolate SZX2019 chromosome 43, ASM1759143v1, whole genome shotgun sequence DNA segment encodes these proteins:
- the LOC123518401 gene encoding uncharacterized protein LOC123518401 yields the protein MGSADSLGEGEGGGGKALMSVFPREVWAVGDTTAHLAAVAVSKVSDPCSHPPRLLLFRRVRNTLPPNVQHLAKEGFNFGDIRGQHAATGEGNQHQAQESYTLYSRQGLRKGRGDAGVVQTSRRTTGEC from the exons ATGGGGAGCGCTGACTCTctaggggagggggagggaggtggtgggaaGGCATTAATGAGTGTGTTCCCAAGG GAAGTCTGGGCCGTGGGCGACACAACAGCACATTTGGCGGCGGTGGCTGTGAGCAAGGTCAGCGATCCTTGCTCTCACCCGCCAAGATTGCTTCTCTTTCGTCGTGTAAGGAACACTTTACCGCCAAATGTCCAGCATTTAGCTAAGGAAGGTTTCAACTTTGGAGACATCAG AGGACAACACGCCGCCACGGGCGAGGGAAACCAACACCAAGCACAGGAATCATACACCCTGTACAGTCGGCAGGGTTTAAGGAAGGGCCGAGGAGACGCTGGTGTGGTGCAGACGTCACGGCGAACTACAGGTGAGTGTTAG